From Nocardia sp. NBC_00416:
AGAACCACCGTCACACCACCGAGTAACGATCGGCCGGGAGAAATTAGTCCGGCGACTCGAAGTCGCGTTCCGGCCCGCGGGCTCCCCCGCCGACCGAGACGAACGCGAACACTCGGAATCCGCGCTTCGAGAGGGAGATTCCCCTGCGCGACGCGGCCGTAATCGATCACCGGGCCGAACCGGAAATCCCGGGCACCCGCGGATCGCCGAGCCCGGCCGGCCGAGGTGCCGACCCATTCATTTCGTGAGACCGTCCGCCCGAGCCGCGGGATATCGCGTCGGACGCAGCGCGACAGGGTCGGCACCGACAAACAACGGCGGGAGCGTCCGAGACGCTCCCGCCGTTGCGGTACTTCTGTATTCCGGGTGGCGCTTACGCGTCCTCCTCCAGGAGGTTGCGGGTGCGGTTCGGGTCCACCGGGATGCCCGGTCCGGTGTTCGTCGAGACCGTCACCTTCTTGACGTAACGCCCCTTGGCGGTCGAGGGCTTGGCCCGCAGGATCTCGTCCAGCGCGGCACCGTAGTTCTCGACCAGCTTGCTGTCGTCGAAGGAGGCCTTACCGATCACGAAGTGCAGGTTGGCCTGCTTGTCGACCCGGAAGTTGATCTTGCCACCCTTGATGTCGTTGACCGCCTTGGTCACATCGGTGGTGACCGTGCCGGTCTTCGGGTTCGGCATCAGACCGCGCGGGCCCAGCACGCGGGCGATCCGGCCGACCTTGGCCATCTGGTCCGGGGTGGCGATCGCGGCGTCGAAATCCAGCCAGCCGCCCTGGATCCGCTCGATCAGGTCCTCGGCGCCCACCGCGTCGGCGCCCGCGGCCTCGGCCTCGGCAGCCTTCTCACCGGCCGCGAACACGATGACGCGGGCGGTCTTGCCGGTGCCGTGCGGCAGGTTCACCGTGCCGCGCACCATCTGGTCGGCCTTGCGGGGGTCGACGCCGAGCCGGACGGCGACCTCGACGGTCGCGTCCGTCTTGGTGGTGGCGGTGTCCTTGGCCAACCGTGCCGCGGCCAACGGCGAGTACAGCTTGTCGCGGTCGATCTTCTCGGCGGCGGCGAGGTACGCCTTGCTTCGTTTTGCCATGTTTTTCTGTCCTTAGTCTTTGGTTCAGCTGTGGTTATCGGGCCTGGCCGGCCCTCCCACCGAAAGCGGGATCGCGAAGATGCTCCGCTGGGTCCGAACGACCTGTCGCATACGGACGCGGAGCCCTCGGCGAAGGCAAAGGGATCGCATCACATCCGAACGGCGGAGGCCGTAGCGAAGGCGGAGGTATCGCACCTCAGCCTTCGACGGTGATACCCATCGAGCGCGCGGTCCCAGCGATGATCTTGGCCGCCTGATCGATATCGTTGGCGTTCAGATCTTCCTGCTTGGTCTTGGCGATCTCGCGCACCTGATCCATGGTCACCGTGGCGACCTTGTTGCGATGCGGCTCGGGCGAACCCTTCTGCACACCGGCGGCCTTCAGCAGGAGCCGGGCAGCGGGCGGGGTCTTCAGCTTGAAGTCGAAGGACCGATCCTCGTACACCGAGATCTCGACCGGGACGACATTGCCGCGCTGCGATTCGGTCGCGGCGTTGTACGCCTTGCAGAACTCCATGATGTTGACGCCGTGCTGACCGAGCGCCGGGCCCACCGGCGGAGCCGGATTCGCCGCGCCGGCCTGGATCTGAAGCTTGATGATCCCGGCGAGCTTCTTCTTCTTGGGGGGCATCTTTCTTTCCTAGGGTGTGGTGTTCCTTGCTCTTTGCAAGTTCCGGCCCGGGGTCACCGCCCCGGGAAACACAGGCGCCGCCGACTAGATCTTGGCGACCTTGGTGAATTCCAGCTCGACCGGGGTCTCGCGTCCGAAGATCGAGACGAGCACCTTGAGCTTCTGCTGTTCGGCGTTGACCTCGGAGATGGTGGCGGGCAGCGTCGCGAACGGGCCGTCCATCACGGTCACCGACTCGCCGATCTCGAAATCGACCTCGATGGTGGGCTTGGCCTTGGTCTCGCCGGCGCTTTCCCCACCGGCGGATGCGGCGGCCGGCGCGGCCTTCTTCTGCTGCGAAGCCGGGACGAGGAATTTCACCACTTCGTTGATGGTCAGCGGCGAGGGACGCGACGTCGCGCCCACGAACCCGGTGACACCCGGGGTATTGCGGACCGCACCCCAGGATTCGTCGTTCAGATCCATCCGGACCAGGATGTAGCCCGGCAGCACCTTACGGTTGACGCTCTTGCGCTGACCGTTCTTGATCTCGGTGACCTCTTCGGTGGGCACCTCCACCTGGAAGATGTAATCCTCCAGGTCCAGGTTCTGCACACGGGTCTCGAGATTGGTCTTCACCTTGTTCTCGTACCCGGCATAGGAGTGGATCACGTACCAGTCGCCGGGAGCACGCCGCAGCACGGCCTTCATCTGCTCTACCGGGTCCGGTTCTTCCTCCGCGTCGGCGGACACCGGTGCGGCTTCGTCGGCGGGTGCGGCCTCGTCGGCAGCCACGGGCTCGGCGTCGGACGCCGGCTCCTCGACGGATACGGCGGCTTCCTCGGCCGCTTGATCGTCGACCGGGAACTCGTCGGTGGTGTCGTTCTCCGGGGTGCTCACTGGGCACTCGCTTCCTGTGTCGTCACATGCATCCTCTGCGTGCCGGGGTGCGGGCGCGGCGGTTGGGCACCGTCGGGCCCGCGGCGCGGATCGGTTACCGGCTCCGATGTCGCCTGGCTAACCGAACAACCAGTCGACACCCTTGATGAACGCCAGATCCAACCCGCTGATGAACGCGACCATGAAGACCACGAACACCAGAACAACGGTCGTATAGGTGATCATCTGCTTCCGGTTGGGCCAGATAACCTTCCGCAGTTCCGCGATCACCTCACGCAGGAACTTGAACAAACGCTTGAACGGATTCCGGGACCGCTCGCGTTCGGCTCGGCCGGACTTCGTCTCGGCCTTGCGCGCGGGCCGATCGATGGTCGCGATCGAACCGGTATCGGACGCGCCCGATGAAGTGGACCGGCCCCGGCGAGCGGAGCGCTTTCCGCTCGGACGCTGCGCAGCAGCGGCGGCGTTATCGCCGTCGTCGGCGCCGTATCCGCCGCGGCGGGTGTCCCGCTCGTCGGTCACGTCGATCCTCTCTCATCGCTGACATCCAGGGCAGGGGCGACAGGACTTGAACCTGCAACCTTCGGTTTTGGAGACCGGTGCTCTACCAATTGAGCTACGCCCCTTCGGCTGAACTCCGACACTGTCGCGAGATGCAGCCACACTGCGATATTCAGTTATCAGCGCTGGTGCCACACAACACGCGCGCCGCTCCAGCAGGTGCCGGCCCCGTCGGCGGGGCCGGTCGACCCGGTACCGGCTCGAGCCTACTCAGCCGATGTAGCCGAAGTGTACGAACCCCGCCTGGAACCAGCCTTGCAGAACAGCGCGCATCAGCTGGTGACCCCAGAAACCCGAGTGTACGGCACGGTCGGCGGCGGAAGCCAATCAGGGGCGCTCGACCAGGTCAGGACAACTGGACGGTTGCCGTGGCCCGGCCGAAAATCTTGCGACCACCCGACTTCGCCACGATCGCGATCACGGCGGTCTCGGTTTCCGGATCGACGGACTTCACCTTGCCGGTGAACTCGACTTCGGCCGGCTCGGTGGCGCTCACGAAGACCGGACTGGTGAACCGGACGTTGTACTCCTTCACCGCACCCGGGTCGCCCAGCCAGGAGGTCACGAATCCCCCGCCCAGGCCCATGGAGAGCATGCCGTGCCCGACGCAGGTGTCCAGGTCGAC
This genomic window contains:
- the nusG gene encoding transcription termination/antitermination protein NusG, which gives rise to MSTPENDTTDEFPVDDQAAEEAAVSVEEPASDAEPVAADEAAPADEAAPVSADAEEEPDPVEQMKAVLRRAPGDWYVIHSYAGYENKVKTNLETRVQNLDLEDYIFQVEVPTEEVTEIKNGQRKSVNRKVLPGYILVRMDLNDESWGAVRNTPGVTGFVGATSRPSPLTINEVVKFLVPASQQKKAAPAAASAGGESAGETKAKPTIEVDFEIGESVTVMDGPFATLPATISEVNAEQQKLKVLVSIFGRETPVELEFTKVAKI
- the rplA gene encoding 50S ribosomal protein L1, whose product is MAKRSKAYLAAAEKIDRDKLYSPLAAARLAKDTATTKTDATVEVAVRLGVDPRKADQMVRGTVNLPHGTGKTARVIVFAAGEKAAEAEAAGADAVGAEDLIERIQGGWLDFDAAIATPDQMAKVGRIARVLGPRGLMPNPKTGTVTTDVTKAVNDIKGGKINFRVDKQANLHFVIGKASFDDSKLVENYGAALDEILRAKPSTAKGRYVKKVTVSTNTGPGIPVDPNRTRNLLEEDA
- the secE gene encoding preprotein translocase subunit SecE: MTDERDTRRGGYGADDGDNAAAAAQRPSGKRSARRGRSTSSGASDTGSIATIDRPARKAETKSGRAERERSRNPFKRLFKFLREVIAELRKVIWPNRKQMITYTTVVLVFVVFMVAFISGLDLAFIKGVDWLFG
- the rplK gene encoding 50S ribosomal protein L11 codes for the protein MPPKKKKLAGIIKLQIQAGAANPAPPVGPALGQHGVNIMEFCKAYNAATESQRGNVVPVEISVYEDRSFDFKLKTPPAARLLLKAAGVQKGSPEPHRNKVATVTMDQVREIAKTKQEDLNANDIDQAAKIIAGTARSMGITVEG